One part of the Theropithecus gelada isolate Dixy chromosome 5, Tgel_1.0, whole genome shotgun sequence genome encodes these proteins:
- the RPL34 gene encoding 60S ribosomal protein L34 — protein sequence MVQRLTYRRRLSYNTASNKTRLSRTPGNRIVYLYTKKVGKAPKSACGVCPGRLRGVRAVRPKVLMRLSKTKKHVSRAYGGSMCAKCVRDRIKRAFLIEEQKIVVKVLKAQAQSQKAK from the exons ATGGTCCAACGTTTGACATACCGACGTAGGCTTTCCTACAATACAGCCTCTAACAAAACTAGGCT GTCCCGAACCCCTGGTAATAGAATTGTTTACCTTTATACCAAGAAGGTTGGGAAAGCACCAAAATCTGCATGTGGTGTGTGCCCAGGCAGACTTCGAGGG GTTCGTGCTGTAAGACCTAAAGTTCTTATGAGATTgtccaaaacaaagaaacatgtcAGCAGGGCCTATGGTGGTTCCATGTGTGCTAAATGTGTTCGTGACAG GATCAAGCGTGCTTTCCTTATCGAGGAGCAGAAAATCGTTGTGAAAGTGTTGAAGGCACAAGCACAGAGtcaaaaagctaaataa